The DNA sequence tctttgcaaatgtataatcttttgaacttctagttcacattattctgatcgaggatctaaatgtgttaaggatgatgcattttcaactaattttttttttaggaaGTTTATTCTCTTCTCCTaatgttgaaaattttgattcatcaaaatgacaatatGTAAAttgggctttaaatacatctccaatttgtatctcaagatacctcactataaaAGGGAGAATAATATCTAATATATATTCCCAATTTTCTTTGAGGTCTCATTTTGGTGCGAAAAAGTGGTACAATGgaaacatatatcgcacacccgaatattcttaaatgaaaaataattggctactggccaaaagctaattgcatatgAAAAAACTGATGGTAGCTTGTTAGGCTCAAACtaataagtgctgcggcatgtaaaatagcatgccttCAAACCAAAGTtaggagatttgttctcataagtaatGGTCTAACAATTAATTGGAGgggtttaataagtgattctacTAACCTATTTTGTGTGTGAATATGAGCTATTGGATATTCAATGCTTATTCtgttagccatacaataagcatcaaaggcttggaaagtaaattcaccagcactATCAAGACGAATGACTTTgattgaattttttgaaaactgtgcttttaattgaataatttgaGTAAGTAAtatcgcaaacgccaggttgcgaaaaaacaataagcacacatgtgaccatctcgaagatgcgtctattaagatcataaaatatctaaaagatccacatgatgaatgaataggtccacatatatcgcTTTGAATCCTTTCTAGAAATTCaagggactcaaatccaatctttactggtgatggtcttaaaattagtttttcttGAGAACATGCAACACACtaaaattcactagatttaaaaatctaattctttagtgaatgtttatgggagttttcaataattctccacATCATGGTTGTTTCCGGATGACCCAATCTATCATGCCAAACTATAAATTCATTTGGGCTGGTAAACTTCGAGTTTACattggcatgtgattcaattgcactaattttagtataatataATCCAGATAAAAGTGAGaataacttttctaatataacatttttatttgaataatgagttgtgatacataagtactcatgatTGTTCTCATTCATTATTTCAATACGATATCCATTTCGACAAATATATTTAAAACTCAATAAGTTTCTTAAAGATTTAGTagatagtgcattatttattatgaattttgttcctccgaaaaataaaattatagctCTTTCGGAACCTTGTATCACATTGtttgagccaataatagtattaacatatttttcttttgacacaagatgagtaaaatatatattacttttgagAATGGTGTGCGAACTTGCGCTGTCCGCAAGTCAAACATCTACATTATATATCCCTGCCATTTTTttcaaatacaaataataataaaatcagtAGTAGTACATGCACAGTAAAATTGTATTCTTGATtggaattatttttttaaaaaatattgtacaTAAAAATAGTGTCATAtgctaaaaattttattattagggataagtattgttttggtccctaacgttgAGGGTCAGAATCGAAACCGTCCctgatgtaattttttatttagaatctTCCTTAATGTcgtatttgaatttaaaatcgtcctttgtaataaattttttttgtaaatgaTGAAGCTACCCTTTTCAGCTTTTATGTTTCGCGCGAAACACTTCATGTCTTCATATCTTCATATGCATGTAAACCTTCAACATTAACCACAACGTTAATTACAACGTTTCATAAACCAATCCCTAACCCAGAATCGGAAATGATGGAACCTCTTCTTGGAGGAAGACATGTTTCCTGCTGCTGGCTACATTGATGTTGGGGAGGATCATGGGATGGTTGATGAAAGTGAGGGACAAGAGCTGGTTGTATATGGTGGAGAACAGGCGGGGCGAAACCAATCTGAACCAGGTGCTGATGACTCTGGGGCAGAGGCTAGGGACAGTGATGATGATGTTAATCAGGAAGCTGAGTTTGGTAATTCTGGAGATAGTGACAGTCTCAATTCAGAGTATAAACCATTTGAAGAAGAGGACGACAGTGAAGATGATTTGCACTTTACTGACAGTGACGATGAATTTGATCCTGATGTAAGTAGGATGTGAATGTCGTGAATGGACCACACATGGCTGTGAAAAAGAAGGGTGTGGCAATTGAGAACTTTGAAAATGACGAGAGAGCAAACAGTGATATGTTAGATTTGGACCACGAGGTTGGAACTGAGGGGTCAGATTCAGATCATTAGGGAGTGAGGTATCCACTTCACAAGGCACAAAAAGACATGAATCAATATAAGTGGGAAGTTGGCAGAGTGTATGCATCTCGGGAGGAGTTCAAGGACACTATGACTGCATATGCTGTGCAAACCGCTAGGGCAATTACATTTAGGAAGTATGATCTGAAGAGGGTTAGGGCTGGTTGTTCTGGAGAGTGTCCTTTTTGGCGGTATACTGTGAAAATTCGAGAAGAGGATACTTGACAGCTTCGCAGCATGAATTTGACTCACACATGTACACAAGCACACAAGGTGAATATTTTATACTCGAAATGGCTTGACAAAGTATTTAAGAagaatgttgaatcaaatcccAAGGTGAAGATAAAAGGGTTGgtttcaaaagttcaaaaaaaGTGAAACTTAATTGTCACTAAGTCAACGGCTACGAGGACCAAGCAGATTGCACCGGATGAAATTTATTTCTTGATATCTCAAGCCATTCTTAACCAAAAGAAGACTTTGCCTTTCAAATTAAATGCAAAGATATGTAGTCTAGGTAGtaacaaataaatattttgttatttgagTAATTAAAATccagaattaaattaaaaacgCAGAAATATTAATAGAGGCTaaagaattggatttttctatAGCTATGTACAATATTTCAAAACCTAATATccaaagaagaaaatagaaacagAAACAGAGAATTTTCGAAGTATCTAAcatcaaaaatgaaaaaaatggatagcaaattaaaagaaaattatagtcgcagaaaataaagaataagaTTAGAGATTGAACAGTTATTGTAAAGCGTAAAAATCTGATGACAATGGGTAACAATGATGCTGACATGGGTTAGACACTTGTACTTGTGTTGAGACTTGAGACTCAgttgaaaaacaataaaataaggAGCGGAATAAAGAGTGAATTAACTGTCGAGTGATACAAAAAATCATATGCGAATATAGGAATTAAGGAAATTTATTTACTATTGGGTCTAAATGGGCTTATAAGTGAAATAAATTTtggaataaaaaatttcaaacttTAACCAATTAAagttgttattaatttttttaaatacatagactaaatttattatgttaaactaaaaaatattaataaattttaaattatctttttataaaaattaaataaaaaatatattaataattaataaattatataaatatattttagaaagagattactaataaaaaaaactaacgaatttcataaaattaattatcaaaatttaaaaggagtatttttttttcttaaagcCTCGTGGTCTTTCAAAAAggggataagtattgttttggtccctcACGTTGAGGGTCGGAATCGAATCCGTCTCGatgtatattttgatttaaaatcatccttaacgtgtttttttgtattaaaatcgtcattttttaaaaaaattaattttattcctaaaatacccctactttaataaaaaaattataaatttaaaaaaaaaagaaaagaacacattTTGGAGGTTGGGGAGGAGGAGAAAACGCGTTTTTGGGGGGGGGGTGGGGGAGCCGAAAGGAAATGCGAAGGGGGGAAGGGAGGGAAAGGGGGAATGGGAGGGGGGGAGGAGAGAGGACGCCGCCGGCGGGGATGGGTGGCCAAGCGCTGGTGGTTTTGCATCTGCTTTTTCTGCTTCTTCTGCTGCATCTGTTTCTGCCGGCGGGAAGGGAAAGGGGGAAGGGGGGAGGGGGGACGGCGGGTAGGGGTGGCAACACTACCCGAACCCGCGGGTACCCATCCCACCCCTATCCGTTCGGGGCGGGTAATTACCCGCCCCAGCACCGGAGCGGGTTTTAACGGGGCGGGTTCTtgggcggggcggggcggggtcgGGTTTAGGTtaaacccgcccctacccgccccggtatatataatatatatataaatatatatttttaatagataatatatgtaatatatataaaataattagtaaaatgattaataatattatatcatattaaaatttttatttcaatttatgttatgtatgtaAATAATTGTTacgtaatttttaaaatttcattttatttattagatttaataattataggggCGGGTTAGGGTTTAATATTTTACTACCCGCGAGTAGAGGCGGGGCGGGTTCGATGCGGATTTTTgtttggcggggcggggcgggtcGGGTAGGGCAAAAACCCGCTGCTATTCGCCCCGTTGCCACCCCTAACGGCGGGGGGACGGCGCCGGTGGCGAAGAGAGGGAGGAGGGGAAGTAGAAGAAGccggagaagaagagaaagaaaatgaCGCGGGGTAGGGGAAAGGGGGAAAGGACGCGGGGTGGGGGGAAGGGGAGAGGGGGAGGAGGAGGGGGAAGGGGAAAGGGGGGAGGGAGACGGCGAGCCACTGCCGTTGGAGTCCACCTTGCCGCCTCGCTTCTGCCGCCTCACGCCTCGCCGCCTCACGCCTCGCCGCCTCGCCGCCTCGCTTCTGCCGCCTCACGTCGCCGCCTCCGCCTCGCTTCTGCCGCCTCACGTCGCCGCCTCCGCCTCGCTTCTGCCGTCTCACGCCTCGCCGCCTCACGTCGCCGCCTCGGCCTCGCTTCTACCGCCTCACGCCACGCCGCTTCCGCCTCCGCCTCATGCCTTGCTTCTgctttcttgttttctgtttCTGTTTTTGTTTGGTGTTGTTTCCTGCTTTTTTGGTGGTGGTTttggtggtggtgatggtggttggtagtggttgtggttgtggttgtggttgCGGTTGTggttggtgttggtgttggtgttggtggtggttgtggtggtggtggaggaggtAATTGTATTGGTAGTGGTGAGGGTATTTTGggccaaaaaaaattaaaaggacgattttaaattcaaatacgactttaaagataattttaaatcaaaatatacaCTAAAAACGGATTCGATTCCGACCTTTAACGTGAGGGACCAAAATAATACGATTATCTAAAATGGGGGTATTCACCCTCGTTAAAGAAAGCAAATATGAAAGAATTGTGAAAAAttgtgcaaaaaaaaaaaaaaaaaaatctatgaaCGAAGAAAACCATCGTTGGAGAGACTTGTTGTGGAGAGAATTTATGGAGAACTAAGGTTCGAATAGTAGACTTTCATCAGGTATCGAAAGGTGGTGTCCAACTAATTTCGACGGCACGTTATTCTTGGGGCATCCTGCTGGAGAGCAGGACGTGTGGCGGTGGTCCGTGGTGGGATATTTTGTGACtatcatttttgttttttgatCAAGAACTGAGATCATAGGTTGGCCCGGACCCAAGAAATCAAACCCTAAACCCGCTATCCGAACAGAAACTCCACACTTTGACTCGTTTTCCCGCCTCATCCTTTCATTGCTGCCGTTCTTCATGGTAGAGGAGAGAGGTCGTCGTTCTTTGTCCATTTGCCGCTGCTGACGCCGTTATTGTGGCCGCTAACTTCATTACTGTCACACAGTCAGACTGGCGATGAACTCGGAAGAGGCAACGCCACTGATCCTTAGCAACCATAGTTGGAGTAGTCGCTGTCATCGTCAGGCTGTGAAACCCCTCATGTTGCCTATGACTTTAGTCCATCCAGTTCAAAGTCCAGAAGAAACCAATTTTTGGAACTAAAAATTACCATATTGCCAACGCGGTAAAAGATCATAAGTTAAAGTGTTACAACACTTGGTTTAGCACTAATCTTTATCACCGCTTCGATTGATTCAAACGCTAAGCTGCACTGCCACACGTCACTTTAGGATTGGCTAGTCAAACACTAGCCACCACATTTGTAGCTATCAGAAAACTGGCCTATATAcatattattacaaaaaaattaggtAGATAGATATGATTCCCATACTTTCAAGATAATATATTCCCGTCCGTAAGACGCtgctttatttatttcaatatgaataaaataaaagaaaacataagATATATATCTAACAGACACTTGATCAGGACAGGCAAATTACTTTCCCCACCTGTTTCTGTAATTGGTGGCTTAACCCTTTTTTAATTAGGACACGTATATATATCTTCTTCCTTTTACAAAAGCCATAACAACCGTATATAGGCAAAAACATCAACAGTACTGTACATAGACACAGTGGAAGGTTGGGAACGGAGATAAAGGTGGAGACAAGCTCGTTCCTTCAGCTTTGATCCTGTGGTCATCAATGCCTTCCATCTTATCAGAAATTTTCTTTATGGAATTCAAATTTGGTGGAGGTGTTGTGAGAGAAATCCAAAGACAGCTGACGAAGCTGCTTAGTGAGAGCGGGTGACCCACAGTAAAAGACCCCTGCATTACATAAAGCACTCTATCTTTATCTGTTGATAAAAAACTAGAGTTTTCTCCGTACACGTAAAACTCATATATACTAATTGATGTCGATCGAAAGCATCTCCAAAGTCCAGAGAGAGACTGCTTTATGCTAGTCTTGAATTTAACACTAATATGTGGCCATCTTTTTGGcaaaataaagataataataCGACTGTAATTGATAGCAATTATTGAAGCGTTTTTCACGATGAGTAgttaaagaaagaaataagaggAACGTGAGATGATGAAGTGGTGACTCACCAACGCGGGCATGTGGATGGTTCAGCGCAATGCGCTTGTAGACACTGCGCCAATTAGGTTTGGCGAAGTGAGACATGACACGAGTGCCAGAGACAATGTCCACGCCACTCTTTGCATGGTTTATAGACTGTAGCATAGTGATAAGAGCAGATCGAGCGTCACCTTCTTCATAGACGCTAGTGCAGTAGCTGTGGAGCTCAATGGCTCCCCTGTGGTCCTCTTCAGCTGCTTCGTTCATCACCCCTTTAAACCAATCAAAGGAACCCTGTTCCCTGGTAACCCAATAGAAGTATGCTCTCCTTGTCTTGAACTCCTCTAACCTTGCCTTCTTTTGTTGGTTTGTGGCTGATCTAGAACCACCTAATCCACCTTCTCCGTACTCCTCGTCCATCACCTTGAAATTGTTAACTATGTCCTTCAGTATACTTATCATTGGGGTAGCCCCAATTCCCAGCCCCACTAACAGAACCACCTCATACTCCCTGTAGTCTTGGGCTGGCGCTCCATACGGACCATCAACTTGGACTTTTGGGAAAGTACTGCAAATGATATCATAATCAAAATACAAGATCCATTTTTAGTCAAGTCAGTACGCACTGCTACTTTATCACCACACTAATTAATTAAGCTTAAGTAGTTTTCAGTTGGTATCCTTATCCACctaatcttttctttttctttcctaaGTCCAGACAACAACCACTCTTTAACTATTTTTATCTGATTATTAATCACAAACATGTGAGAAGATGCGTGGGAATCTCGATTGTTCCAATTATTGTATTCCTAAGTCCAAAAACAAGACAAGGACAAACAAGTCCCCgctttgatttttcccctttgccaattaattttaaatcaaacaactTTGTTGAGAAATACTTGGATGTATGATTTTTAAATGTTATCAATAAAAAACtgattataaatatttttagaacaTATATTAAATATACAGTATAAAATAAGAACTTATATACAATTATTGGATCTGGTCATCTGGATCACTTGGCTAATGGAATAAATATGTTATGCAGGATCTAAAGCAGCCTGGATATCATTACTTTTTttaaaaggaaataaactatTGAAGACTCTAGTTTTAATAAAATTTCcggtattattattattattattggaagCCCTTATCACAtgaaaaaacatttaaaaatattatttgaacATTTTTTGTGATAATTTTTAAGTGTTTATACATTTTTTCCATTGAAATATTGACattttattcaattttcttAATAATTAATAGATAGATAAAATGCATAAACACCTAAATAGGTCCAAAATAGCTAGTTTTAATAAGATGGTTTTGTAAAATATTAGTCGCTTGCCATCATAATTTCCCCACTTCTTCGGGCTCACCTCGGTTGGCTGTCTCCTTTGATGCAGTCAGCTCTTAGAAGTCCACTCTGGCCATTGAGGGGTGGCTGGCACGCCTGATAGAATTTAGCAAAGTAATAGACTTAGTTACTTACCATAGGAGAAACCAATATTTTGATAGGaacataaataaacaaataaagatTAATTCACCTTCACAAATTTGGCTTTCAGATTTCCAGTCCAATCACCAAGTATTTTAATATGAACGCTTAGGTAATTATCATCCGGGGCGGAGGTTATGGAAAATGGATGCCTGTGAAACCACAAAGGAAATTAATGTTTAAAAGGTGGAAATGAAGATCAGAATTGACAGAATAAAAAGATATACAAAGCTTAAGATTCAGTCAATAGAATCTATTTGATTAATGCATACCATTCAAATGGAGAGACAGCAGCGCAATTGACGAACATGTATTGTCCACTCTTGTAGCTAAACCCTGGAGGCTTTGACATATGCAGTGATAACACATTGCCGGGATAAACAGCCACCTTCAATATTTTCACAGATTCTGTGCTCGATCTTAGTGCTCTAATCAGTCTTTCCAATGCATAAATGATGATAGGAACAGCCAAATACATCCAAGTCTACACAACACAATGATGCCTATTACTTATCGCTCATCTCTTACTAAATAGACATGAAGAAGGGGCTTACCGTTTTCTTGTACCATTTGTGGGTCAAGTAAAGTTTGATTCCATGCACAACCAATAGGACATAGACGATTACGAAGAGGTGATGGGAGTACCAGAAGGCATTGAAACCTGTGAGTTTCTGTAGATGTTTGGGTAGTTTGGCCCGGCCTCTTCTAAATCTGGGGTTGGCCAATGTAAAGGCTATTGCCATTAGCAGAACCATTACAATCCCTGTTACTCCTTCCCATGATGTAACATAGTACAAATAGTTTGATGGTTTGTCTCCAAAAAAAGGTTTCATGAGTTCGTACTTTTCAGGGCTTGCATGAAGAAGGCGAGGAAAATCACAAGTAAGATGATATATAGCATGTACCGCAACACCAATTGCTATTGCCACAGCTATCACCTGCACAAACCACAAAGTTTATGATATAACCCAACTAAACAACAAGTTATGCTTCGCATTTACCTTGTGGAAGTTGAGATTGTCATCAAAAGGAACCGCAACGCCTAGCTTGGTTCTGTTCCTGAGCCAGGTGATGGTGTTTCGGCAAACAGGTAACAGAATAAGAGCCATGTTCAATTTAAGTGTCTCAGCTGCACCTTTTGCCATGCATACACAGTGGCCCATCACCTCATACGCTGCTCTATTCCGATACTGCACAAATTTATAAGCAAAGAGACCTAACATGATGCAAATCCATAGCACCAAAACCCATACTCTCTGCCAATTGTCCTGCAAGAAGTACTTGCTATCTCTGTACCATCTTCTAATAGGATTGTTCATAAAAGTAGGTGTAAGCTTTTGGCTTAGCATTTGGCTCAGGTACTTGCTGTCTCCTCTTGTAGTTTGATCTGGTCCGTGTAATAACAGTGTCTCCAAGTTGTCTATCTGTTTTTCGCAGCGAAAATTTAGATGAGAATCAAATGATATCGAATGGAGTTGTTTTCGGATTTACCATTATATATCCAGCGTCATCCGGGTCTAGTTCTTCCATTATCAAAGCTGCATATTCTTCTGCTTGCTTTTGTATGTTTGTGAGGTTGTTTGCTGTGGCGCTTAGACATATGATCTGAGACCATAATTATTAGCATTCGGTCAAGTAGTAGTCTATGTGAACCTCAAATCTGGATCAGTTAGCGAAGTAAGGCCATAcctctttaatttcttcctcAGTAATCCTGCCATCTGCATCTTTATCAACCCTGCATTCCAAAAATTAAGGTTCTTGATGTTCCAATGTTCATATTGATTATTGACCAATGACCAAGACTGGAAGATAAACAAATAAGTTACATGTCAAAGAATGTTCTGAGCCTATTATCAAAGCTCTGATCTGAAATACGGTCCCAGAAATCCCTCAACTGGAGCTTGTTAATGGAATCACCCTGAATACCCCTCTGGCGGGCAAGAGTATCGAAAAGCTTCTCTGCATACGCCTTAGACTGCTCGTTCATTCCTGTAGCCAGATTGAAGAATGTGCTTAGCAATTACTGTGTATGATTTGAAAAGCAAGATAACAGAAGAGCAATACCTATGCATTTGCCAAAGAGAGAACGGGGAAGATTTCCATCAGTGGCAGCAGTAAGCTTGTCAAACCTGTTCTGAACCTCATCCCAACCTGCACCACCATCAGTT is a window from the Arachis stenosperma cultivar V10309 chromosome 3, arast.V10309.gnm1.PFL2, whole genome shotgun sequence genome containing:
- the LOC130968218 gene encoding respiratory burst oxidase homolog protein C; this encodes MAKEGADSADLHHRESDIELIGAEKSQDERNLVEVTMDIQGGSVALRSVKSVDELVEDEKSGLIGRKLEKKASFGASVVQNATNRMKQLKRLASFSKPSPSKKFDRTKSTVAHALSGLKFISKTDGGAGWDEVQNRFDKLTAATDGNLPRSLFGKCIGMNEQSKAYAEKLFDTLARQRGIQGDSINKLQLRDFWDRISDQSFDNRLRTFFDMVDKDADGRITEEEIKEIICLSATANNLTNIQKQAEEYAALIMEELDPDDAGYIMIDNLETLLLHGPDQTTRGDSKYLSQMLSQKLTPTFMNNPIRRWYRDSKYFLQDNWQRVWVLVLWICIMLGLFAYKFVQYRNRAAYEVMGHCVCMAKGAAETLKLNMALILLPVCRNTITWLRNRTKLGVAVPFDDNLNFHKVIAVAIAIGVAVHAIYHLTCDFPRLLHASPEKYELMKPFFGDKPSNYLYYVTSWEGVTGIVMVLLMAIAFTLANPRFRRGRAKLPKHLQKLTGFNAFWYSHHLFVIVYVLLVVHGIKLYLTHKWYKKTTWMYLAVPIIIYALERLIRALRSSTESVKILKVAVYPGNVLSLHMSKPPGFSYKSGQYMFVNCAAVSPFEWHPFSITSAPDDNYLSVHIKILGDWTGNLKAKFVKACQPPLNGQSGLLRADCIKGDSQPSTFPKVQVDGPYGAPAQDYREYEVVLLVGLGIGATPMISILKDIVNNFKVMDEEYGEGGLGGSRSATNQQKKARLEEFKTRRAYFYWVTREQGSFDWFKGVMNEAAEEDHRGAIELHSYCTSVYEEGDARSALITMLQSINHAKSGVDIVSGTRVMSHFAKPNWRSVYKRIALNHPHARVGVFYCGSPALTKQLRQLSLDFSHNTSTKFEFHKENF